The Hemibagrus wyckioides isolate EC202008001 linkage group LG12, SWU_Hwy_1.0, whole genome shotgun sequence genome includes a window with the following:
- the nr1d2b gene encoding nuclear receptor subfamily 1 group D member 2b isoform X2, translating to MDAASFSQPQSHSTTKTRSPSTTKSGITKISGLVLLCKVCGDVASGFHYGVHACEGCKGFFRRSIQQNIQYKKCLKNENCPIMRINRNRCQQCRFKKCLLVGMSRDAVRFGRIPKREKQRMLLEMQSAMNNMMNNSQLHGSSPPVSSSQTQACPAKPTAHASPSFSPASSPQSSQSELSNDPEPSLPMDTSPSSDSSSATDSGEEEVVGTGTRPGHEGERIMDNTQEVWNHHNNIATVTRQHQRLHYTPQDTPEAPEEENSLSHCPVRVSNSASSGQCHVQLLASADPSHPCSASVIGQPLRAHNSNATRANASYTGPAWSGGNRMHLVCPMNTSPYVDPHKSGHAIWEEFSMSFTPAVREVVEFAKRIPGFRELSQHDQISLLKAGTFEVLVVRFASLFDVKERTVTFLSGKKYSVETLCSMGAGDLLNSMLDFSEKLRTLDLSEEEMSLFTAVVLVSADRSGLENAKSVEALQESLIRTLRSLITQSHPNESAIFTKLLLKLPELRSLNNMHSEQLLAFKVQP from the exons ATGGACGCGGCCAGCTTCTCCCAGCCTCAGAGTCACAGCACGACCAAGACACGCTCTCCGTCTACCACCAAATCTGGTATCACCA AGATCAGTGGCCTGGTGTTGCTGTGTAAAGTGTGCGGAGACGTGGCTTCAGGGTTTCATTACGGTGTTCACGCCTGCGAGGGCTGCAAG GGTTTCTTCCGGAGGAGCATCCAACAGAACATCCAGTACAAGAAGTGCCTTAAGAATGAGAACTGCCCCATCATGCGCATCAACAGGAACCGATGCCAGCAGTGCCGCTTTAAGAAGTGTCTGCTGGTCGGCATGTCGAGAGACG CTGTGCGTTTCGGTCGTATCCCGAAGCGAGAGAAACAGCGCATGCTGCTCGAGATGCAGAGCGCCATGAACAACATGATGAACAACAGCCAGCTGCATGGCAGCAGTCCTCCAGTTTCCAGCAGCCAGACTCAAGCTTGTCCAGCAAAGCCAACAGCTCATGCTTCTCCTTCCTTCTCCCCTGCCTCTTCCCCTCAAAGCAGCCAATCTGAGCTCAGCAATGACCCTGAGCCTTCACTCCCAATGGACACAAGCCCAAGCTCTGACTCATCCAGTGCCACAGACAGTGGCGAGGAAGAGGTCGTCGGCACGGGGACGAGGCCGGGTCACGAAGGCGAACGCATTATGGACAACACGCAAGAGGTCTGGAACCACCATAATAACATAGCTACAGTGACACGCCAGCACCAACGTTTACACTACACCCCTCAGGATACTCCGGAAGCACCAGAGGAAGAAAACTCTCTCAGCCACTGCCCTGTCAGAGTGAGCAACAGTGCCTCTAGCGGTCAGTGCCACGTCCAGCTGCTCGCCAGTGCTGACCCGAGTCACCCATGCTCTGCCTCTGTTATTGGCCAGCCGCTTCGGGCGCACAACTCCAACGCAACCCGAGCCAACGCGAGCTACACTGGTCCAGCTTGGAGTGGAGGAAACCGAATGCATCTG GTGTGTCCCATGAACACTTCTCCCTACGTGGACCCACATAAATCAGGACACGCTATCTGGGAGGAGTTCTCCATGAGCTTCACCCCGGCTGTAAGGGAGGTGGTGGAGTTTGCCAAACGCATCCCCGGGTTCAGGGAGCTGTCGCAGCACGACCAGATCAGTCTCCTCAAAGCGGGTACTTTTGAG GTGCTGGTGGTACGTTTCGCATCATTGTTTGACGTGAAGGAGCGCACTGTGACCTTCCTGAGTGGGAAGAAGTACAGCGTGGAGACGCTGTGCTCTATGGGTGCCGGTGACCTGCTCAACTCCATGCTGGATTTCAGCGAGAAGCTGCGAACTCTGGACCTCAGTGAGGAAGAGATGAGCCTCTTCACTGCTGTTGTACTTGTCTCTGCAG ACCGCTCAGGCCTGGAGAACGCCAAGTCAGTAGAAGCTCTACAGGAGTCGCTGATCCGCACCTTGCGCAGCCTCATCACGCAGAGCCACCCGAACGAGAGTGCCATCTTTACCAAGCTGCTTCTCAAACTCCCGGAGCTGCGCTCGCTCAACAACATGCACTCGGAGCAGCTCCTGGCCTTCAAGGTCCAGCCATGA
- the rpl15 gene encoding 60S ribosomal protein L15: MGAYKYMQELWRKKQSDVMRFLLRVRCWQYRQLSALHRAPRPTRPDKARRLGYKAKQGYVIYRVRVRRGGRKRPVPKGATYGKPVHHGVNQIKFARSLQSVAEERAGRHCGGLRVLSSYWVGEDSTYKFFEVILVDIFHKAIRRNPDTQWITKAVHKHREMRGLTSAGKKSRGLGKGHKFHLTIGGSRRAAWRRRNTLQLHRYR, encoded by the exons ATGGGTGCGTACAAGTACATGCAGGAGTTATGGAGGAAGAAGCAGTCGGATGTGATGCGCTTTCTGCTGCGTGTCCGGTGCTGGCAGTACCGCCAGCTCTCCGCCCTGCACCGTGCTCCCAGACCCACCAGACCTGACAAGGCAAGGAGACTGGGCTACAAGGCCAAGCAAG GTTACGTCATCTACCGGGTGCGTGTGCGCCGTGGTGGACGTAAACGCCCCGTGCCCAAGGGTGCCACATACGGCAAACCCGTGCACCACGGTGTCAACCAGATCAAGTTCGCTCGCAGCCTGCAGTCCGTCGCTGAG gAGCGTGCTGGCCGTCACTGCGGCGGTCTCCGTGTGCTGAGCTCTTACTGGGTGGGCGAAGACTCCACATACAAATTCTTCGAGGTGATCCTGGTCGACATCTTCCACAAGGCCATCAGACGCAACCCTGACACACAATGGATCACAAAGGCCGTGCACAAGCACAGGGAAATGCGTGGCCTCACGTCAGCCGGCAAGAAGAGCCGTGGTTTGGGCAAGGGCCACAAGTTCCACCTCACCATCGGTGGCTCTCGTCGTGCTGCCTGGAGAAGACGCAACACTCTGCAGCTGCACCGTTATCGCTAA
- the nr1d2b gene encoding nuclear receptor subfamily 1 group D member 2b isoform X1, producing the protein MESTKAGGVIAYISSSSSASSPESCHSDSSNSSYQFSSSSPSASFSNRHTGQQMDAASFSQPQSHSTTKTRSPSTTKSGITKISGLVLLCKVCGDVASGFHYGVHACEGCKGFFRRSIQQNIQYKKCLKNENCPIMRINRNRCQQCRFKKCLLVGMSRDAVRFGRIPKREKQRMLLEMQSAMNNMMNNSQLHGSSPPVSSSQTQACPAKPTAHASPSFSPASSPQSSQSELSNDPEPSLPMDTSPSSDSSSATDSGEEEVVGTGTRPGHEGERIMDNTQEVWNHHNNIATVTRQHQRLHYTPQDTPEAPEEENSLSHCPVRVSNSASSGQCHVQLLASADPSHPCSASVIGQPLRAHNSNATRANASYTGPAWSGGNRMHLVCPMNTSPYVDPHKSGHAIWEEFSMSFTPAVREVVEFAKRIPGFRELSQHDQISLLKAGTFEVLVVRFASLFDVKERTVTFLSGKKYSVETLCSMGAGDLLNSMLDFSEKLRTLDLSEEEMSLFTAVVLVSADRSGLENAKSVEALQESLIRTLRSLITQSHPNESAIFTKLLLKLPELRSLNNMHSEQLLAFKVQP; encoded by the exons ATGGAATCGACCAAAGCTg GAGGCGTTATAGCCTACATCAGCTCATCCAGTTCGGCCTCCAGCCCCGAGTCGTGCCACAGCGACAGCTCCAACAGCAGCTACCAGTTTTCATCCTCTTCCCCTAGTGCGTCTTTTTCCAACCGCCACACCGGACAGCAGATGGACGCGGCCAGCTTCTCCCAGCCTCAGAGTCACAGCACGACCAAGACACGCTCTCCGTCTACCACCAAATCTGGTATCACCA AGATCAGTGGCCTGGTGTTGCTGTGTAAAGTGTGCGGAGACGTGGCTTCAGGGTTTCATTACGGTGTTCACGCCTGCGAGGGCTGCAAG GGTTTCTTCCGGAGGAGCATCCAACAGAACATCCAGTACAAGAAGTGCCTTAAGAATGAGAACTGCCCCATCATGCGCATCAACAGGAACCGATGCCAGCAGTGCCGCTTTAAGAAGTGTCTGCTGGTCGGCATGTCGAGAGACG CTGTGCGTTTCGGTCGTATCCCGAAGCGAGAGAAACAGCGCATGCTGCTCGAGATGCAGAGCGCCATGAACAACATGATGAACAACAGCCAGCTGCATGGCAGCAGTCCTCCAGTTTCCAGCAGCCAGACTCAAGCTTGTCCAGCAAAGCCAACAGCTCATGCTTCTCCTTCCTTCTCCCCTGCCTCTTCCCCTCAAAGCAGCCAATCTGAGCTCAGCAATGACCCTGAGCCTTCACTCCCAATGGACACAAGCCCAAGCTCTGACTCATCCAGTGCCACAGACAGTGGCGAGGAAGAGGTCGTCGGCACGGGGACGAGGCCGGGTCACGAAGGCGAACGCATTATGGACAACACGCAAGAGGTCTGGAACCACCATAATAACATAGCTACAGTGACACGCCAGCACCAACGTTTACACTACACCCCTCAGGATACTCCGGAAGCACCAGAGGAAGAAAACTCTCTCAGCCACTGCCCTGTCAGAGTGAGCAACAGTGCCTCTAGCGGTCAGTGCCACGTCCAGCTGCTCGCCAGTGCTGACCCGAGTCACCCATGCTCTGCCTCTGTTATTGGCCAGCCGCTTCGGGCGCACAACTCCAACGCAACCCGAGCCAACGCGAGCTACACTGGTCCAGCTTGGAGTGGAGGAAACCGAATGCATCTG GTGTGTCCCATGAACACTTCTCCCTACGTGGACCCACATAAATCAGGACACGCTATCTGGGAGGAGTTCTCCATGAGCTTCACCCCGGCTGTAAGGGAGGTGGTGGAGTTTGCCAAACGCATCCCCGGGTTCAGGGAGCTGTCGCAGCACGACCAGATCAGTCTCCTCAAAGCGGGTACTTTTGAG GTGCTGGTGGTACGTTTCGCATCATTGTTTGACGTGAAGGAGCGCACTGTGACCTTCCTGAGTGGGAAGAAGTACAGCGTGGAGACGCTGTGCTCTATGGGTGCCGGTGACCTGCTCAACTCCATGCTGGATTTCAGCGAGAAGCTGCGAACTCTGGACCTCAGTGAGGAAGAGATGAGCCTCTTCACTGCTGTTGTACTTGTCTCTGCAG ACCGCTCAGGCCTGGAGAACGCCAAGTCAGTAGAAGCTCTACAGGAGTCGCTGATCCGCACCTTGCGCAGCCTCATCACGCAGAGCCACCCGAACGAGAGTGCCATCTTTACCAAGCTGCTTCTCAAACTCCCGGAGCTGCGCTCGCTCAACAACATGCACTCGGAGCAGCTCCTGGCCTTCAAGGTCCAGCCATGA